The following coding sequences lie in one Peribacillus frigoritolerans genomic window:
- a CDS encoding NCS2 family permease, which produces MKNYFRFNELGTNYRREILGGLTTFLSMAYILVVNPVMLTLQSIEDYPDELRMDYGAVFAATALSAAIGSILMGLIARYPISLAPGMGLNAFFAFTVVLGFGIPWQTALTGVLISGIIFVLLSLSGIREKIINAIPVELKYAVGAGIGLFITFVGFQNAGIITNDDSVLVGLGDLTSGNTLLAVFGIVVTVILMTRGVKSGVFIGMVITAIAGMIFGQVPVPEKIIGAVPSIAPTFGVAFDAFGNPGDLFTGQMLIVILTFLFVAFFDTAGTLVAVAQQAGLMKDNVLPRVGKGLLADSLSIVSGAILGTSTTTSYVESTSGVAAGARSGFAAVVTGLLFVLSLFFFPLLSVVTSAVTAPALVIVGVLMASSLKNIDWQKFEIAVPAFFTVIMMPMTYSIATGIACGFIFYPITMSMKGRAKEVHPIMWGLGVVFLLYFIFLK; this is translated from the coding sequence ATGAAAAATTATTTTCGGTTTAACGAGCTGGGAACTAATTATCGCCGTGAAATACTTGGTGGACTAACTACTTTCCTTTCAATGGCATATATCCTGGTTGTAAACCCTGTAATGCTGACTTTACAAAGCATCGAGGACTATCCGGATGAATTGAGAATGGACTACGGAGCGGTTTTTGCAGCGACCGCCTTGTCTGCCGCAATCGGCTCGATATTGATGGGACTCATAGCCAGGTATCCAATCTCGCTCGCTCCAGGTATGGGTTTGAATGCTTTCTTCGCTTTTACCGTTGTGCTTGGCTTTGGAATTCCTTGGCAGACTGCTTTAACAGGAGTTTTGATTTCAGGTATTATCTTCGTTTTGCTTTCCCTATCGGGAATACGTGAGAAAATCATTAATGCAATTCCAGTCGAATTGAAATACGCAGTTGGTGCCGGTATCGGTTTATTCATTACTTTTGTAGGGTTTCAGAATGCTGGAATCATCACGAATGATGACAGCGTTCTTGTTGGACTGGGAGACTTGACATCAGGTAATACATTATTGGCTGTGTTCGGGATTGTCGTAACCGTCATTTTGATGACGAGAGGTGTCAAAAGCGGCGTGTTCATAGGGATGGTCATTACAGCCATTGCAGGGATGATCTTTGGACAAGTTCCGGTGCCGGAGAAAATAATCGGTGCCGTTCCTAGCATAGCGCCTACATTTGGGGTTGCGTTCGATGCCTTTGGAAATCCCGGTGATCTCTTCACTGGTCAAATGTTAATCGTGATACTGACCTTCTTGTTCGTAGCGTTCTTTGATACAGCCGGTACGTTGGTGGCTGTCGCGCAACAAGCTGGTTTGATGAAGGATAATGTTCTTCCTAGAGTGGGAAAAGGATTACTTGCTGATTCATTATCCATCGTTTCTGGTGCAATTCTTGGTACATCCACCACGACATCTTATGTAGAGTCTACATCAGGTGTTGCCGCTGGTGCTCGAAGTGGTTTTGCGGCTGTAGTGACAGGATTGCTGTTTGTCCTATCCCTATTCTTCTTCCCGCTTCTATCGGTGGTGACATCTGCGGTGACTGCGCCGGCATTGGTTATAGTCGGGGTATTAATGGCATCATCACTTAAAAATATTGACTGGCAAAAGTTCGAAATTGCGGTTCCGGCCTTCTTTACGGTTATCATGATGCCTATGACATATTCAATTGCGACAGGTATAGCTTGCGGATTCATCTTCTATCCGATCACCATGTCAATGAAAGGGAGAGCTAAAGAGGTTCACCCAATCATGTGGGGTCTTGGAGTCGTTTTCCTACTATATTTCATTTTCTTGAAGTAA
- the glcT gene encoding glucose PTS transporter transcription antiterminator GlcT encodes MNGFIVEKVLNNNVVIATHPSYGEVVSIGKGLGFNRKKGEELSPELAEKTFVLKNVKEQESYKKLLPQIDQNLQAAIIESIHLINDRVTGKLNEHIHVGLTDHLLFALQRVSQGMTIKNPFLKETITLYPFEHDIAVDVVELIQDKTGIGLPQGEIGFITLHIHSAISNKDLSEVNQHSQLIYQLIQVVEEQLNVQINKDSIDYSRLVRHLRFMIDRVLAGEKVEEPEKIAMLLKEEYPLCYNISWKLIKIMQQKLGRPVCDAEAVYLTMHIQRLQKKIK; translated from the coding sequence ATGAATGGTTTTATCGTTGAAAAGGTTTTGAACAATAATGTGGTGATTGCCACGCATCCGTCGTATGGAGAAGTCGTTTCTATTGGGAAGGGTTTAGGCTTCAACCGAAAGAAAGGCGAAGAGTTAAGTCCGGAACTTGCGGAGAAGACGTTTGTCCTGAAAAATGTCAAGGAACAGGAAAGTTACAAAAAACTTTTGCCGCAGATCGATCAAAATCTTCAAGCTGCCATTATAGAATCCATTCATCTCATTAACGACCGAGTAACTGGAAAACTCAATGAACATATACATGTCGGTTTAACTGATCATTTATTGTTCGCCCTTCAGCGTGTTTCACAAGGAATGACTATTAAAAACCCATTCTTGAAAGAAACGATAACCCTTTATCCTTTTGAACATGATATTGCTGTTGATGTAGTAGAATTAATTCAAGATAAGACAGGCATAGGCCTGCCCCAAGGGGAAATCGGTTTTATTACGCTTCATATTCATAGCGCAATATCAAATAAAGACTTATCGGAAGTCAATCAGCATTCGCAGTTAATCTATCAGCTTATCCAAGTTGTTGAAGAACAGCTCAACGTACAAATTAATAAGGATAGCATTGATTATTCACGTTTGGTCCGTCATTTAAGATTCATGATAGACAGGGTGTTGGCTGGCGAAAAAGTAGAGGAACCCGAAAAAATAGCAATGCTATTGAAAGAAGAATATCCTTTGTGTTACAATATCTCTTGGAAGCTAATAAAGATTATGCAGCAGAAATTAGGCAGACCGGTTTGTGATGCGGAAGCTGTCTATCTAACGATGCATATCCAACGATTACAAAAGAAAATTAAATAA
- the ptsG gene encoding glucose-specific PTS transporter subunit IIBC gives MFKKLFGVLQKIGKALMLPVAILPAAGILLAFGNALQNETLLDIAPFLASGGVEMVASVMENAGNIIFGNLPLLFAVGVAIGLAGGDGVAGLAAIIGFLIMNVTMGTVLGIDAADIENNSAVYTNVLGIPTLGTGVFGGIIVGVMAAVMYNKFYEIELPSYLGFFAGKRFVPIATAASAVILGLLMILVWPTIQSGLNSFSENMLGANLTLGAFVFGVVERALIPFGLHHIFYSPFWFEFGSYIPQAGGTPVRGDQAIFMAQIKDGVQNLTAGTFMTGKYPFMMFGLPAAALAIYHEARPERKKIVGGLMASAALTSFLTGITEPLEFAFLFVAPVLFGIHCLFAGLSFMTMHLLDVKIGMTFSGGLIDYVLFGLINPQTNAWIVIPVGLVLAVIYYFGFRFAIRKFNLKTPGREVEEDEEEGGSANTAGSLPGDILDAMGGKENISHLDACITRLRVSVNDIGNVDKNRLKKLGAAGVLEVGNNIQAIFGPRSETIKGQMKDIIDGKRPRKVEASPEEGVEKQIEDVIPKPLRTDEVSERFVSPIKGELKPITEVPDAVFAEKMMGDGFAIVPEEGLVVSPVDGTIVNLFPTKHAIGIVSEAGREILIHVGIDTVKLEGKGFEALVSQGDKVTSGQPLLKVDIEYVKNNASSIITPIVFTNLSEGESVKIEKAGNVDREEADVISINK, from the coding sequence ATGTTTAAGAAGTTGTTTGGTGTTTTGCAAAAAATCGGAAAAGCTTTGATGCTTCCTGTAGCCATTTTACCAGCGGCCGGAATTTTGCTTGCGTTTGGTAATGCATTGCAAAACGAAACTTTGTTGGATATCGCCCCGTTTCTTGCGAGTGGCGGAGTGGAAATGGTCGCATCGGTAATGGAGAATGCCGGGAATATTATTTTTGGGAATCTTCCCTTGTTGTTTGCTGTGGGGGTCGCAATTGGGTTAGCTGGCGGAGATGGTGTTGCCGGACTGGCTGCGATTATCGGGTTCTTGATTATGAATGTAACGATGGGAACTGTTCTTGGCATTGACGCTGCCGACATTGAGAACAATAGTGCGGTGTATACCAATGTTCTAGGAATACCGACGTTGGGAACAGGTGTGTTCGGCGGTATTATTGTCGGTGTCATGGCTGCTGTTATGTATAATAAGTTTTATGAAATTGAACTGCCTTCTTATTTAGGATTCTTTGCAGGTAAACGTTTTGTACCCATTGCAACAGCTGCAAGCGCAGTTATTCTTGGGTTACTGATGATTTTGGTTTGGCCGACGATTCAATCGGGGTTAAATTCATTTTCCGAAAATATGTTGGGTGCTAACCTGACTCTGGGAGCTTTCGTGTTTGGGGTTGTAGAACGTGCGCTGATTCCTTTTGGATTGCACCATATCTTCTATTCTCCATTCTGGTTCGAATTTGGCAGCTATATCCCTCAAGCAGGGGGAACGCCAGTCAGAGGAGACCAAGCCATCTTCATGGCGCAAATTAAAGATGGTGTACAGAATTTAACGGCCGGTACCTTCATGACTGGTAAATATCCATTCATGATGTTCGGGTTACCAGCTGCGGCTTTGGCCATTTATCATGAAGCAAGACCGGAAAGAAAGAAAATAGTCGGGGGATTGATGGCTTCTGCAGCACTTACATCTTTCCTGACCGGGATTACTGAGCCACTTGAATTTGCCTTCTTATTTGTGGCACCGGTACTTTTCGGGATTCACTGTCTGTTTGCAGGTCTATCATTCATGACCATGCATTTACTGGACGTGAAAATCGGGATGACGTTCTCGGGTGGTTTAATCGATTACGTACTGTTTGGTTTAATCAATCCGCAAACCAATGCATGGATCGTTATACCGGTTGGCTTGGTCCTTGCGGTTATTTATTACTTTGGATTCCGATTTGCGATAAGGAAGTTTAACCTTAAAACTCCTGGCCGTGAAGTGGAAGAGGATGAGGAAGAGGGCGGATCTGCAAATACAGCTGGAAGTCTGCCAGGGGATATCTTGGATGCCATGGGCGGAAAAGAAAATATTTCTCACCTGGATGCTTGCATTACCCGTCTTCGTGTATCAGTCAATGACATCGGTAACGTTGATAAAAATAGGCTGAAGAAACTTGGTGCCGCTGGAGTTCTGGAAGTGGGCAATAACATCCAGGCAATCTTCGGACCTCGTTCAGAAACGATCAAGGGGCAAATGAAAGATATCATCGATGGAAAAAGGCCTCGTAAAGTAGAAGCATCTCCTGAAGAGGGTGTAGAAAAGCAAATCGAGGATGTCATCCCGAAACCTTTACGGACGGATGAAGTTTCCGAGCGCTTTGTTTCTCCTATTAAAGGGGAATTAAAACCGATCACGGAAGTGCCTGATGCTGTTTTTGCTGAAAAAATGATGGGGGATGGATTTGCCATTGTACCTGAGGAAGGGTTGGTTGTTTCCCCTGTAGACGGTACGATCGTTAACCTATTCCCGACTAAACATGCAATAGGTATCGTTTCCGAAGCTGGTCGTGAAATCTTGATACATGTCGGGATCGATACAGTTAAGTTAGAGGGCAAAGGTTTCGAAGCACTAGTCTCTCAAGGAGATAAAGTGACAAGCGGACAGCCGTTGCTCAAAGTTGATATAGAGTATGTCAAAAACAATGCCAGCTCTATCATTACGCCAATCGTCTTTACGAACCTTTCCGAAGGTGAAAGTGTGAAGATCGAAAAGGCAGGAAATGTAGATAGAGAAGAAGCGGACGTAATCTCCATCAATAAATAA
- a CDS encoding MFS transporter translates to MKNPFIKMATGLYISYFILGMINIIIGSNMENLSEQLNTSASGISYLVSAIGIGKLVSLFFAGRLSDKLGRKPFVVSASFIYLIFLIGIPLAPNYTLAFIFAVCAGIANSFLDAGTYPALIEAFQKKAGSATVLVKAFVSIGAALLPFIMAFFIARDMFYGYTFFLMAAVYLVNGFFLLKVSFPDHKAQSQTQNDEQAVPVQQQFLSKPKFAQEGLAVILLGFTSTALFMLVQVWLPNFGQDVLGLTQAKAVQLLSYYSIGSLVSVILLAVLLNKVIKPITVMIIYPVIAALSLLSLIYIQQPFMTVLSAFFIGLSTAGVFQLAMTIITEFFPANKGTITSYVNIAASSAFIIIPFVTGIISKSAGLTAVFLFDVAIAVVSILLAVFVAYRYKKVIKVSD, encoded by the coding sequence ATGAAAAATCCATTTATAAAAATGGCCACAGGTTTATATATTAGCTATTTTATTTTAGGCATGATCAATATTATCATTGGATCAAATATGGAAAATTTGTCCGAGCAATTAAATACAAGCGCCTCAGGGATAAGTTACTTGGTTTCTGCTATAGGAATCGGTAAGTTAGTTTCCTTGTTTTTCGCGGGTAGACTGTCGGATAAATTAGGAAGGAAACCATTTGTCGTTTCAGCATCTTTTATCTACCTGATCTTCCTTATAGGCATACCTTTGGCTCCTAACTATACATTGGCATTTATATTTGCTGTATGTGCTGGTATTGCCAATTCATTTTTGGATGCAGGTACGTATCCAGCACTTATTGAGGCTTTTCAAAAGAAAGCTGGTTCCGCTACCGTATTAGTAAAAGCGTTCGTTTCAATCGGTGCCGCACTTCTTCCATTTATCATGGCGTTCTTTATAGCTAGAGATATGTTTTACGGGTATACATTCTTCTTAATGGCTGCTGTATATCTTGTTAATGGTTTTTTCCTGCTTAAGGTTTCATTCCCGGATCATAAAGCTCAAAGCCAAACTCAGAATGATGAACAGGCTGTGCCGGTTCAACAGCAATTCCTCTCAAAACCGAAGTTTGCTCAGGAAGGTTTGGCAGTCATACTATTAGGCTTCACATCAACTGCTTTATTCATGCTGGTTCAAGTCTGGCTCCCGAACTTCGGACAAGATGTATTGGGGCTAACCCAAGCAAAGGCTGTTCAATTGCTTAGTTACTATAGCATTGGCTCCCTTGTTTCTGTCATTTTGCTAGCTGTTCTATTGAATAAAGTAATTAAGCCCATTACCGTCATGATTATCTATCCGGTCATTGCAGCATTATCTTTATTGTCACTCATTTACATCCAGCAACCATTTATGACTGTTTTGAGCGCTTTCTTCATTGGGCTTTCAACTGCAGGGGTGTTCCAATTAGCCATGACGATAATCACAGAATTCTTCCCAGCCAATAAAGGGACGATTACTTCATATGTAAACATTGCAGCTAGTTCAGCCTTTATCATCATACCTTTCGTTACAGGTATCATTTCTAAGAGCGCTGGTTTAACTGCAGTCTTCTTATTTGATGTGGCAATTGCGGTAGTTAGTATCTTATTGGCCGTATTTGTTGCCTATCGATATAAAAAGGTAATTAAGGTTTCCGATTAA
- the aroD gene encoding type I 3-dehydroquinate dehydratase, whose product MQTITIKDVTIGEGVPKIIVPLMGTTEEELLKEVETVNALLPDIIEWRVDVFEQVESLEAVSDMISKLRSAVPNTLLLFTFRSHKEGGNKEISDVYYFQLLHTAIKTKNIDLVDVELFFEESSVKETVKVAEENGVYVVMCNHDFDKTPAKEEIIYRLRKMQEFGAHIPKIAVMPHTVGDLLVLLDATYTMKTKYADRPFITMSMSGTGLVSRLSGAVFGSACTFGAGKEASAPGQIPVTQLRDVLEIIDQNI is encoded by the coding sequence ATGCAAACAATCACGATCAAAGACGTAACGATCGGAGAAGGGGTTCCAAAGATCATCGTTCCTCTAATGGGGACAACTGAAGAAGAACTGCTTAAAGAAGTTGAAACGGTAAATGCGCTACTGCCGGATATCATTGAATGGCGAGTAGATGTCTTTGAACAAGTCGAAAGCTTAGAAGCCGTTTCAGATATGATTTCAAAACTTAGAAGTGCTGTTCCCAATACTTTGCTGCTTTTCACTTTTAGAAGCCATAAAGAAGGCGGAAACAAGGAAATCAGTGATGTTTATTATTTCCAACTTCTTCATACAGCAATTAAAACGAAGAATATTGATCTTGTCGATGTGGAGTTATTCTTTGAGGAATCATCAGTGAAGGAGACAGTAAAGGTAGCTGAGGAAAATGGCGTATACGTAGTGATGTGTAACCATGATTTCGATAAGACACCAGCAAAAGAAGAAATCATTTACCGATTGCGTAAAATGCAGGAATTTGGCGCCCATATTCCAAAAATCGCTGTTATGCCCCACACGGTTGGTGACTTACTCGTTTTATTAGATGCAACTTACACGATGAAAACAAAGTATGCCGATCGCCCATTTATTACGATGTCAATGTCGGGTACAGGCCTGGTCAGTCGATTATCAGGTGCGGTGTTTGGATCTGCTTGTACATTCGGTGCTGGAAAAGAAGCATCTGCCCCAGGACAAATTCCTGTTACTCAATTAAGAGATGTATTAGAGATCATTGATCAAAATATTTAA